The sequence AATGATTGGAACGTCCGCAAATACTCTGCTCATTTGTGGAGAAACAAAGCCTGAACCGAAAAATACAATCACTAGAGAAGAAGCAATCAACGGAATCGAGAATCGTTTTATTTTTCGTATTGCCGGTTTTTCTTTTTGTGCTTTAGATATTCCTTTCTTTATGGCCATATGAAGATCGGGCTGTGGAACCTCTATTTTGTTTATCTCATCATTAAACTGTTGTTTATCCATCCTTGCTCACTTCCCTCTAATAATTTTTTTAACGATTTTCTTGCTCTGTGCAAATACGTCTTTACTGTTCCTTCGGGCACATTCATATGACAGGCAATTTGGTGAACAGATAAATCATGGTAATAATATAGAATAATTACTGTCTGATAACTGTTATCTAATTGCTGAATGGCTGCCATTAAATCAATGTTTTGCTCAGTTTGATTTGTTTTGTTTGTCGGTTCATCGGAGGTTTCGTATTTACTTTCATCCTTGATCTTTATCAATTTCTTCCCTGTACGTAACAACTCATTAGCATTATGTATAAGAATGCGTATCAACCATGTCTTAAAATACTGTGGATTTTTTAATTGGTCTAAAGATAAATAAGCTTTATAAACAGTTTCTTGAACAACATCTAACGCATCCTCTTTGTTTTGTACATATATATATGCCGTTCGATAAAGTTGATTTTGATGCAGGTATATCAACTCTTCAAAAGCAGCATCATCACCTTTTCTTGCCTTTTTGACAAGCTTTATTTCATCCATCATACCCCTCCATTGTCTATGCCTAATCCCTTAAATTGGTCTACTCTTTTTTAAAGCATGTTTTCATTGGGCTAACCCTTTACGGTTGGGCCAAGCATTGTTGCTTTCTTCTTTTTCATATATTAGATGGATTATCGGTATCGTTTGGTTTCAAAAAATTTTATATTATTGATTTCTTTTAAATTCAAACGCTTAATTTTGGAAGTAACTGTTAGCCTTACCAGTAACAAGAGGAACGCGAAGTATGTGTTATTGGTGTTACTTCTAGTTAGCCTAATAACTTAAACAAAGAAAGCGTTAATCTTTCTTCGATTAACGCGCCGATTGTTGAAGATCGTTATTGAAGTAAAGCACCCGTTAATAGAACAATCCTTTTTTATAAAACAATAACTATTCCCAGCACTATAAAGGCAACACCAGTTAATAGGACGAAATTTTTATATACACTTGGTGGAAATTTAATTAATAATTTGGCTCTGTTAAATTTAAATGTTGATTTTTAAATAGTAAATTGGGGAACCTTCATTTATAAAGGTTCCCCATGCTTCTTCAACTAACGCACCCGTTTGTTTATGGATATTACTTCACAAAGTTTGTTCTCCGTGTTGAATTCTCTTTTTATCTAATGAAAAAGATGCCTAATAAAATGAAACAGACCTTTGATTAACCAGATAACAACGTTTCCGATGCCCTCCAGTACCAAATCCCAAAAAGTTTCCTTTACTCCTTCTTTTATAACTCCATCCTCTTTTTTCTTGCGTTTCATCCGAAATGGCTTTTTCATACTTCCTCCCTCAAATGTCTATTAACAAAAATACATTCTTTTACTAATCTGTCCCACGTATACAGTATCAGCAAAAAAACATTGATATGTTGTACGTTGAAAACTATGGGAGATTTCAATTATCAACATTTACCTTTAACACAGCCAATAATTTAAATAATAAATCCCATTCTATAAATCCACTTATACTAATGTCTTTGTAATCCTTACTTTTCATTCTAAATAAAGAAGAAAAGAGTATAAATCTCCCCCATACATTAAGCATTGCCCCTATGAATAATGTCATTATATATCACCTAACCTTTTCGCATTTATCCCCATGGTTAGTTCTGTCTTGAATAGCTAAAATCCTTCTTGTTCCACAAACCTGCCTTTTAACTGATTAAAGACCAAGAAAAATGGACTGCTGAAAACAGTCCATCGTTGTTCAATTCTTGCGCCCGATTATGGAAGATCAAGAAGGAGAGATATCTTCCCTCCTTTATTTTTTTACATAAGGTTTTAATCCTATAAACTGAATTAAACTCAACCATGCAAAATGATTACCCTTTTAACTTAACTGCTTCTGCTTCAATCGCACACTATATAATCTCATCGCCTCAAGACTACCTTCAGCCTCAAATACCCCATTTTCGATCATTTTCTTCAACCGATACTCTAAGAACAAATCCCATATAAAGTGGTCTAAATGCCCTAAAACATCTCCAATTAACCTAGCCGATTTAAAAAATTCAT comes from Neobacillus endophyticus and encodes:
- a CDS encoding sigma-70 family RNA polymerase sigma factor — encoded protein: MDEIKLVKKARKGDDAAFEELIYLHQNQLYRTAYIYVQNKEDALDVVQETVYKAYLSLDQLKNPQYFKTWLIRILIHNANELLRTGKKLIKIKDESKYETSDEPTNKTNQTEQNIDLMAAIQQLDNSYQTVIILYYYHDLSVHQIACHMNVPEGTVKTYLHRARKSLKKLLEGSEQGWINNSLMMR